In a genomic window of uncultured Sphaerochaeta sp.:
- a CDS encoding GntR family transcriptional regulator, with amino-acid sequence MDTHSPKKRMPLYIQIKDFIVGEIEEGTLKPNEMIYSGQVLQEKFKVSKITTEKALQMLLEEGVIYRIPGKGSFVSGTQTKDQVQDNPRLNIAFVCPNLKSHHIMNIILGLEEYVSSQGHNLLLRVTKGSFSKQKEILHELLEQKVDGIVFYPVEGKFYDDEIFRMKLTHFPFVLVDKMFDRIDTSYVVSNNEEGSYLGTQQLLKKGHRKIAFFSQYAPASSSSIRSRIRGFVRALQDAGIEDPYHWVFDSFDEEVGVHLTYDEEHREKFIKRIRDFIQARPGITAVLAVSPGNLSHVVRGLRAVDSEFVKQVELAIFDNDEYLDISRTPMLCINQLSRKIGNEAARIILSQIDNPQLIEKLMLDMEIKTI; translated from the coding sequence ATGGATACACATAGCCCCAAGAAACGGATGCCGCTCTATATACAGATCAAGGACTTCATTGTTGGAGAGATAGAGGAAGGAACTCTAAAGCCCAATGAGATGATCTATTCCGGACAAGTGTTGCAGGAGAAGTTCAAGGTAAGCAAGATTACTACAGAAAAAGCCTTGCAGATGCTCCTTGAGGAAGGAGTGATCTATCGAATCCCTGGAAAAGGCTCATTTGTGAGTGGTACCCAGACCAAGGACCAGGTGCAGGATAATCCAAGGCTGAACATTGCTTTTGTTTGTCCAAACCTGAAAAGTCATCACATCATGAACATCATTCTTGGCTTGGAGGAGTATGTCAGTTCCCAAGGACACAACCTGTTGCTTCGGGTCACCAAAGGCTCATTCAGCAAGCAGAAAGAAATCCTTCATGAATTGCTTGAGCAAAAAGTTGATGGCATCGTGTTTTATCCAGTGGAAGGGAAATTCTATGATGATGAGATTTTCAGGATGAAACTAACCCATTTCCCGTTCGTCCTTGTGGACAAGATGTTTGACCGCATCGATACCAGCTACGTGGTTTCAAACAATGAGGAAGGCAGCTATCTAGGCACCCAGCAGTTGCTCAAGAAAGGCCATCGCAAGATTGCCTTTTTCAGCCAGTATGCCCCAGCAAGCAGCAGCAGTATTCGTTCCCGTATCCGTGGATTTGTCCGGGCCTTGCAGGATGCAGGCATAGAGGATCCCTATCATTGGGTGTTTGACAGCTTTGATGAGGAGGTGGGAGTACACCTTACCTACGATGAAGAGCATCGCGAGAAGTTTATCAAACGCATTCGGGATTTCATTCAGGCCCGACCTGGTATTACCGCAGTTCTGGCTGTCTCACCGGGAAATCTCTCCCATGTCGTACGCGGCTTGAGGGCAGTTGACTCTGAATTTGTGAAACAGGTGGAACTGGCAATTTTTGATAATGATGAGTATCTCGATATCAGCAGGACACCCATGCTTTGCATCAATCAGCTCAGCAGGAAAATCGGTAATGAGGCGGCAAGGATTATCCTGAGCCAGATTGATAATCCTCAGTTGATTGAGAAACTCATGCTTGATATGGAAATAAAGACCATATAA
- a CDS encoding response regulator, with protein sequence MLKVIIADDESIIRETIAQMIDWEKLGLQLVGMCRDGIEAYNMILDESPDIVLTDIKMPGLSGLELIRRVRESKLPVQFAILSGYGEFEFAKQAMSDGVKYYLLKPCNEHQIEECMLSIREDCRKVRSLDSMQEQQNSLMGMLHDATITNVLREVLTLKQVGLDVFVPYEQYLDMENCQYYLTEVALFSLAKVELVLTRLQTIFAAKKRRLSLHGVYVEGHLFLFFPWLGGDYLELDAVLKEVSSQLPVRTWFPGLKQLLLTVHEKVKLQGTIHCIHSYHVSLVCNFKNVMESSLAIVPTKAGVPWNVQAIEAYLGGISNVDFLRQMIADLLLKSTAPPMEVASFLLHLSQENDHASILQSALGEFSRLNAAMETHSSAFMERLIAILEEHLGNPNLSLKWIAQNHLFMNVDYASRKILRESGKKFSTLLAELRVQHAKQLLLETDDVKMQTIAEQVGCGNNPQYFSQLFKKVTGQTPSAFVKQMRS encoded by the coding sequence ATGCTGAAAGTCATTATTGCCGATGATGAATCGATTATCCGTGAAACCATTGCCCAGATGATTGATTGGGAGAAGCTTGGTCTGCAACTTGTGGGAATGTGCCGGGATGGTATCGAGGCATACAATATGATTCTTGATGAATCTCCAGATATCGTACTCACCGATATCAAGATGCCTGGTCTCTCAGGTCTTGAGCTGATCCGTCGGGTTCGTGAATCAAAGCTTCCTGTGCAGTTTGCAATCCTCTCGGGGTATGGGGAGTTCGAGTTTGCCAAGCAAGCCATGAGTGACGGGGTGAAATATTATCTGCTCAAACCTTGCAACGAGCATCAGATTGAGGAGTGTATGCTCTCCATTCGTGAGGATTGCCGGAAAGTACGTTCCCTTGACAGCATGCAGGAACAGCAGAACAGCCTTATGGGAATGCTTCACGATGCCACCATCACCAATGTCCTGCGTGAAGTGCTGACACTCAAACAAGTGGGTTTGGACGTGTTTGTTCCCTACGAGCAGTATCTGGATATGGAAAACTGTCAGTACTACCTTACCGAGGTTGCCCTTTTTTCCCTTGCAAAGGTGGAACTTGTCCTGACTCGCCTCCAAACAATCTTTGCGGCCAAAAAGCGAAGATTGAGCCTGCATGGGGTGTATGTGGAAGGGCATCTCTTCCTCTTCTTCCCTTGGCTTGGCGGTGATTATCTCGAATTGGATGCAGTGCTGAAAGAGGTCTCCTCCCAGCTCCCCGTACGGACTTGGTTTCCCGGCTTGAAGCAACTGCTGCTCACCGTGCATGAGAAAGTCAAGTTGCAGGGAACCATTCATTGCATCCACTCATATCATGTCAGTCTTGTCTGCAATTTCAAGAATGTCATGGAGAGTTCTCTTGCAATCGTTCCCACCAAGGCTGGAGTCCCCTGGAATGTCCAAGCGATAGAAGCGTATCTGGGAGGAATTTCCAATGTGGATTTCCTCAGGCAGATGATTGCAGACCTCCTGCTCAAGTCTACTGCTCCTCCGATGGAAGTGGCCTCGTTTCTTTTGCATTTGAGCCAAGAGAATGACCATGCATCAATTCTCCAATCGGCACTGGGGGAGTTTTCTCGCCTCAATGCCGCCATGGAAACCCATTCCTCTGCATTCATGGAACGGTTGATAGCCATCCTTGAAGAGCATCTGGGAAATCCGAACCTTTCCCTCAAATGGATTGCCCAGAATCACTTGTTCATGAATGTTGATTATGCAAGCAGGAAGATCCTTCGTGAATCAGGGAAGAAATTCTCCACGCTTCTGGCTGAATTAAGGGTCCAGCATGCCAAACAGCTTCTTCTGGAAACCGACGACGTCAAGATGCAAACTATTGCCGAGCAGGTGGGATGCGGCAACAATCCCCAGTACTTCAGCCAGCTTTTCAAGAAAGTAACAGGTCAGACACCATCCGCTTTTGTGAAGCAGATGCGGTCGTAG
- a CDS encoding sensor histidine kinase, with protein sequence MTLSLVALKNRLDAFSMKRKLFFIVLLCTTIISLGGLLGLLVVSRANNRLLYQAIAEHLSYASKEISDRLETIEKMSTMIIEDQEMQSNLAILADDERLDKISDASKKLYSLVNSYYRNFKDSGVHFISVYGDTYTTYSNRVWSDKEDQAVLDHVLARARQADGAPVWVGEKGVFLGRLIRRQTYPQWLEEVGTQLISVDLSQVMKTSIVETSFFKERAYLIFNGDSLLYGSSFLKEEELASFKERITDSYGLIREGGHHYFYVRKTIPSMQWDYICLVLYDDIVRTIKLFQLLFSALLVFSVVLSALLGHRLINSLLRHLDVLLRKMASFGKDSTSVVELGPEYSDRKDEMGQLHRQFDKMANEIHLLIEVNYRSQILSKEAQLRALEYQINPHFLYNTLESINWRAKAAGITTISVMVESLGALLRETLNQKDTVHTLGKELSIVQYYMNIQQLRFEDRLEFRNEIGEQYLSLTLPKLVLQPLVENAVKYSVESNTEGCTIILSAEVEGSILSLLVKNTGSQFPENLLEDLEAKRYTPHGLGIGLLNIKERLELTYGSQFRFSCQNCEDYAVARIALPYEETGTC encoded by the coding sequence ATGACTTTGAGCTTGGTTGCACTGAAAAATCGCCTTGATGCGTTTTCGATGAAACGGAAATTGTTTTTCATTGTCCTTCTCTGCACCACCATCATTTCCCTCGGAGGCTTATTGGGATTGCTGGTTGTAAGCCGAGCGAACAATCGGCTTCTTTACCAGGCAATCGCGGAACACCTCAGTTATGCAAGCAAGGAGATATCAGACCGGCTGGAGACAATCGAGAAGATGTCCACCATGATCATCGAGGATCAGGAGATGCAGAGCAATCTTGCGATTCTCGCAGATGATGAACGATTGGACAAGATTTCCGATGCTTCCAAGAAACTCTATTCCTTGGTGAACAGTTATTACCGAAACTTCAAGGACAGTGGGGTGCATTTCATATCTGTATATGGAGATACCTATACCACCTATTCGAACCGGGTCTGGTCTGACAAAGAGGATCAAGCGGTACTGGACCACGTGTTGGCCCGTGCAAGACAAGCCGATGGTGCTCCTGTCTGGGTAGGGGAGAAAGGTGTCTTCCTCGGTCGCCTCATCAGGAGGCAGACCTATCCGCAGTGGCTGGAGGAGGTGGGAACCCAGCTCATTTCCGTCGATCTTTCACAGGTAATGAAGACCTCCATCGTGGAGACCAGCTTTTTCAAGGAGCGGGCGTATCTCATTTTCAACGGTGACTCCCTGTTGTATGGGAGTTCTTTCCTGAAGGAAGAGGAATTGGCTTCTTTCAAAGAGCGGATCACAGATTCCTATGGCCTGATTCGGGAAGGGGGGCACCACTACTTCTATGTCAGGAAGACGATTCCATCCATGCAGTGGGACTACATCTGTCTTGTCCTCTATGACGATATCGTACGCACCATCAAGCTGTTTCAATTGCTGTTTTCTGCCTTGTTGGTGTTTAGTGTAGTGCTTTCAGCTCTCTTGGGGCATCGCCTGATCAACTCTCTCTTGCGTCATTTGGATGTTCTTCTTCGCAAGATGGCCTCATTTGGAAAAGACAGTACATCTGTTGTCGAGCTTGGCCCGGAGTACTCTGACAGGAAGGATGAGATGGGGCAGTTGCACCGGCAGTTCGATAAGATGGCCAATGAGATCCATCTTCTGATCGAAGTGAACTATCGCTCGCAAATTCTCTCCAAGGAAGCCCAGCTCAGAGCTTTGGAGTATCAGATCAATCCTCACTTCCTCTACAACACGCTTGAATCCATCAATTGGAGAGCGAAAGCTGCAGGAATTACTACCATCTCGGTAATGGTTGAGTCACTTGGTGCGTTGTTGCGCGAAACCCTCAACCAGAAAGATACCGTGCATACGCTGGGAAAGGAACTTTCAATTGTACAGTACTACATGAATATCCAGCAGCTTCGCTTTGAGGATCGTCTGGAGTTCCGTAATGAGATCGGCGAGCAGTATCTTTCACTCACGCTGCCGAAACTTGTGCTTCAGCCCTTGGTGGAGAACGCCGTAAAGTATTCGGTGGAAAGCAATACAGAGGGGTGCACCATCATTCTCAGTGCAGAGGTTGAGGGCTCTATCCTTTCCTTGCTGGTAAAGAATACCGGTTCCCAGTTCCCTGAGAATCTGTTGGAAGATCTTGAAGCAAAACGCTATACCCCTCATGGGTTGGGAATCGGCTTGCTGAATATCAAGGAACGACTGGAACTTACGTACGGTTCCCAATTCAGGTTCTCTTGCCAGAACTGCGAGGATTATGCTGTTGCCCGGATTGCTTTGCCTTATGAGGAGACAGGTACATGCTGA
- a CDS encoding ABC transporter substrate-binding protein — translation MKKRTLLVCLILVACTALWAGGKAEATAAAEAKANLTVSWWGNQKRNEITQNVIDSFMEANPNVVIDGQFNEWADYWNKLATSAAGNALPDVIQMDYKYINQYETNGLLLDLAPYIKDGTLDLSNIPESVSSVATEGDKVYGMMIATTAPALLYNKNLLDSIGITAKDHMSIDEFIEIAREVYKKTGIKTNIDYGDSENYLDYYMRSKGHILYTDGGLGVPSAQEFVPFFKIYEQGIKEGWMVSPSIFVERVLRSVEQDPLVYGSSKDARSWCAFFWANQIPATQKAANAENFEVGVTNWPSDNHKLSNYLKPSQFMVISSKSKNPREAVQFLNYWLNSEKAGSYLLCERGVPVSSKVGEHIAPMLDEINQKVVKYINTVVAPKSSPVNPPSPIAANEASRLLGSLREQVCYGKITAEQAAQQFFTEANKILAK, via the coding sequence ATGAAAAAACGCACGTTACTCGTATGTCTCATCTTGGTTGCATGCACAGCCTTGTGGGCAGGTGGAAAAGCAGAAGCAACTGCAGCTGCAGAGGCGAAAGCCAACCTGACTGTCTCATGGTGGGGAAATCAGAAGAGAAACGAAATCACCCAGAATGTCATCGATTCCTTCATGGAAGCAAATCCGAACGTAGTCATTGACGGCCAGTTCAACGAGTGGGCCGACTACTGGAACAAGCTAGCCACTTCGGCTGCAGGCAATGCGCTTCCCGATGTCATCCAGATGGACTACAAGTACATCAACCAGTATGAAACCAATGGACTCCTGCTTGACCTCGCTCCCTACATCAAAGACGGTACACTCGACCTTTCCAACATCCCTGAAAGTGTCAGCAGTGTTGCTACTGAGGGTGACAAGGTCTATGGCATGATGATCGCCACCACTGCCCCTGCCCTGCTGTACAACAAGAATCTGCTCGATAGTATCGGCATTACGGCCAAAGACCACATGAGCATCGACGAATTCATCGAAATCGCTCGGGAAGTGTACAAGAAGACCGGCATCAAGACCAATATTGACTACGGTGACAGTGAGAACTACCTCGACTATTACATGCGTTCCAAGGGTCATATTCTCTACACTGATGGAGGCCTTGGTGTTCCTTCCGCCCAGGAATTCGTCCCCTTCTTCAAGATTTATGAACAGGGCATCAAGGAAGGCTGGATGGTAAGTCCATCCATTTTCGTCGAACGTGTGCTTCGCTCCGTCGAGCAGGATCCCCTTGTATACGGCTCTTCCAAGGATGCCCGCTCCTGGTGCGCATTCTTCTGGGCCAACCAGATTCCAGCCACCCAGAAGGCTGCCAATGCTGAGAACTTTGAGGTCGGTGTCACCAACTGGCCGAGCGACAACCACAAGCTCTCCAACTACCTCAAGCCGAGCCAGTTCATGGTCATCTCCAGCAAGTCGAAGAATCCCCGCGAAGCTGTGCAGTTCCTCAACTACTGGCTCAACTCCGAGAAAGCCGGTTCCTACCTGCTGTGCGAACGGGGTGTCCCGGTATCCAGCAAAGTCGGTGAGCATATCGCTCCGATGCTTGATGAGATCAACCAGAAGGTTGTGAAGTACATCAATACCGTGGTTGCACCCAAATCAAGCCCGGTAAACCCGCCCTCCCCGATTGCTGCAAACGAAGCAAGCCGTCTGCTCGGGTCGTTGCGTGAACAGGTGTGCTACGGAAAAATTACTGCAGAGCAGGCTGCACAGCAGTTCTTCACCGAAGCCAACAAGATTCTCGCCAAATAA
- a CDS encoding sugar ABC transporter permease has translation MQHTTNSPGLSAKKFFYRDDVAGIIFSLPFIIGFFLFIIVPMVMSLGYSLSEYNILAPARFIGLKNYLKIFTDDPLFYKSIAVTFYYALVSVPLRLAFALFVAMMLKQTTKATGLYRAVYYLPSIIGGSVAVSILWKRMFASDGVLNRLLAVIGIQTDFAWLGSTHTAIWVLIILSVWQFGSSMLIFLASLKQIPVTLYEASLVDGAGKWKQFTRITLPLLTPTIFFNLVMQMIHGFLAFTQCYIITQGKPLNSTLFYMVYTYRQSFEYFNAGYAAALAWLMLIIIGLITSLLFLTKRFWVFEGEE, from the coding sequence ATGCAACACACAACGAATTCCCCTGGCTTGAGTGCCAAGAAATTTTTCTACCGTGATGATGTCGCTGGAATCATATTTTCCCTGCCCTTCATCATCGGCTTCTTTCTGTTCATCATCGTACCCATGGTCATGTCTCTCGGGTACTCGCTCAGTGAATACAATATCCTTGCACCAGCCCGGTTCATCGGACTGAAGAACTACCTCAAAATTTTTACTGACGATCCTCTTTTCTACAAGAGCATCGCCGTCACCTTCTACTACGCCCTTGTCTCAGTCCCCCTGCGCCTTGCCTTTGCCTTGTTTGTAGCCATGATGCTCAAGCAGACCACCAAGGCAACAGGACTCTACCGAGCAGTCTACTACCTGCCCTCAATCATCGGTGGTTCGGTTGCAGTCTCCATCCTGTGGAAGCGGATGTTTGCCTCCGACGGAGTTCTGAATCGTCTCTTGGCGGTCATAGGCATCCAGACTGATTTCGCCTGGCTTGGCAGCACCCATACGGCAATCTGGGTACTGATCATCCTCTCTGTGTGGCAGTTTGGCTCTTCCATGCTGATTTTCCTCGCTTCCCTGAAGCAAATTCCCGTAACCCTCTATGAAGCATCCCTGGTGGATGGAGCAGGGAAATGGAAGCAATTCACCCGTATTACCCTGCCCTTGCTCACCCCGACCATCTTCTTCAATCTAGTGATGCAGATGATCCACGGCTTTCTTGCCTTCACCCAGTGCTACATCATCACTCAAGGCAAACCGCTCAATTCCACCCTCTTCTATATGGTCTATACCTATCGGCAGTCATTCGAGTACTTCAATGCAGGGTATGCTGCGGCACTGGCATGGCTGATGCTCATCATCATTGGCCTCATCACGTCGCTTCTGTTCCTGACAAAACGATTCTGGGTCTTTGAGGGAGAGGAGTAA
- a CDS encoding carbohydrate ABC transporter permease has translation MLQQKKHSVVLYHIIICLFGIVMVYPLAWMIMSSFKESNTIFATANNLLPEKFILDNYRNGWKGFAKVGFSTFFRNSFFISTLATAGTIASSALVAYGFARCEYKGRKILFSLMLVSMMLPAQVLMIPQYLWYQKLGWVGSFRPLIIPYYFATQGFFVYLIYNFIKGVPRDLDEAAVIDGCSKYGIFGRIMLPLTVPALITSGIFSFIWRWDDFLSALLYINSSDMYPVSLALKLFSDPSSSSDYGAMFAMATLSIMPCMIIFIFLQKYLVEGIATTGLKG, from the coding sequence ATGCTGCAACAAAAGAAACACTCAGTGGTCTTGTATCACATCATCATCTGTCTCTTTGGAATCGTGATGGTCTATCCCCTGGCCTGGATGATCATGAGCTCCTTCAAGGAGAGCAACACCATCTTCGCTACCGCCAACAACCTGCTACCGGAGAAGTTCATTCTGGACAACTACAGAAACGGCTGGAAAGGCTTTGCCAAGGTGGGATTCAGTACTTTCTTCAGAAATTCGTTCTTCATCTCCACGCTGGCAACCGCCGGTACCATTGCCAGTTCGGCATTGGTGGCATACGGTTTTGCCCGTTGTGAGTACAAGGGTCGCAAGATCCTCTTTTCGTTGATGCTCGTTTCCATGATGCTCCCCGCCCAAGTTCTCATGATTCCGCAGTACTTGTGGTACCAGAAGTTGGGTTGGGTAGGCAGCTTCCGGCCTCTGATCATTCCCTACTATTTTGCAACCCAAGGGTTTTTCGTCTATCTGATCTACAACTTCATCAAAGGGGTTCCCAGGGATCTGGATGAGGCGGCAGTGATTGATGGTTGCTCCAAGTATGGGATTTTCGGGCGCATCATGCTCCCCCTTACGGTCCCTGCCCTTATTACCAGCGGCATCTTCTCCTTCATCTGGCGGTGGGACGACTTCCTTTCTGCCTTGCTGTACATCAATTCATCCGATATGTATCCGGTAAGCTTGGCTCTGAAGCTCTTCAGTGACCCAAGTTCTTCATCTGACTACGGTGCCATGTTCGCCATGGCCACCCTGTCCATCATGCCTTGCATGATCATTTTCATCTTTTTGCAGAAGTATCTCGTGGAGGGCATTGCCACCACGGGTCTGAAAGGTTAG
- a CDS encoding alpha-galactosidase, translating into MTNVNICIIGGGGRAWAITFMRDLAGAEDVQGKICLYDIDAEAASNNVEVGNRIFRLNGKADRFHITSSSSLAQALEGSDLVVISIEPGKTSYRYNDLILPEQYGVLQTVGDTTGPGGIFRARRALPMFFDIGKAIERYCPDAWVINYTNPMTLCTAALYEAFPAIKAMGCCHEVFHIQTFLAKKVSTWFGVETPNRREIAVDISGVNHFTFATKASWKGKDLMGHVAALCDDPDIFADTTEKAKKRLEAEKWFECDHTIALDFYRNFGALGAAGDRHLAEFVPWYLSEEKELHSFGVIRTPYAWREREAVRKREKLFTDDELISKETNEEGVDILRSLMGARTLYTNINVPNQGQVPYLPLGHIVESNGFISHNNIKPSLASLPPLAIQTLERHVAEVQELTLKAVLQKDDKLLLEAFLNDPLMRLPLSQAKALFKEMLANAQGQK; encoded by the coding sequence ATGACCAACGTGAATATCTGTATCATCGGGGGAGGTGGCCGTGCTTGGGCCATCACCTTCATGCGCGACCTTGCAGGAGCAGAGGATGTCCAAGGGAAAATCTGCCTGTATGACATCGATGCTGAAGCTGCAAGCAACAATGTGGAGGTGGGAAACAGGATTTTCCGTCTCAATGGGAAAGCCGACCGCTTTCATATCACCAGCTCATCATCCCTTGCCCAAGCCCTGGAAGGCTCAGATTTGGTGGTCATCTCCATCGAGCCGGGAAAAACAAGCTACCGTTACAACGACCTCATACTCCCTGAACAGTATGGAGTCTTGCAGACGGTGGGTGACACCACCGGTCCTGGAGGCATTTTCCGCGCAAGACGAGCGCTCCCCATGTTCTTTGACATTGGCAAGGCAATCGAGCGGTACTGTCCCGATGCGTGGGTCATCAACTACACCAATCCCATGACACTCTGCACAGCAGCCCTCTATGAGGCTTTCCCCGCCATCAAGGCTATGGGTTGCTGCCATGAGGTGTTCCACATCCAGACTTTCCTCGCCAAGAAAGTGAGTACTTGGTTCGGCGTGGAGACTCCGAATCGAAGAGAGATTGCCGTCGATATCAGCGGGGTGAATCACTTCACCTTTGCAACCAAGGCAAGCTGGAAGGGTAAGGACCTGATGGGCCATGTGGCTGCTCTCTGTGATGACCCTGACATTTTTGCAGATACCACCGAAAAAGCAAAAAAACGCCTTGAGGCAGAGAAATGGTTCGAATGCGACCACACCATCGCCTTGGATTTTTACCGCAATTTCGGGGCACTCGGGGCTGCGGGGGACCGTCATCTGGCTGAATTTGTTCCCTGGTATCTCTCCGAAGAGAAAGAGTTGCACAGCTTTGGAGTCATTCGTACTCCCTATGCATGGAGAGAGCGGGAAGCTGTTCGCAAGCGGGAAAAACTGTTCACCGATGATGAGCTTATCAGCAAGGAAACAAACGAGGAAGGGGTGGATATCCTACGTTCCCTCATGGGAGCCAGAACGCTCTACACCAACATCAACGTTCCCAACCAGGGGCAGGTTCCTTATCTTCCTCTGGGTCACATAGTTGAAAGCAACGGGTTCATCAGCCACAACAACATCAAACCGTCTTTGGCAAGTCTTCCGCCCTTGGCAATCCAGACGCTGGAACGCCATGTCGCCGAGGTGCAGGAACTGACGCTCAAAGCAGTACTGCAAAAGGATGACAAGCTTCTGCTGGAAGCCTTCCTCAACGATCCTCTGATGAGACTGCCACTCTCCCAGGCAAAAGCTCTTTTCAAAGAAATGTTGGCGAACGCACAAGGCCAGAAATGA